A section of the Streptomyces sp. Je 1-369 genome encodes:
- a CDS encoding organic hydroperoxide resistance protein: MSIQKIDVKYTAVATAENGRDGRVASDDGKLDVVVNPPKEMGGSGAGTNPEQLFAAGYSACFQGALGVVARKENADISGSTVTAKVGIGQNEAGGFGLEVAITASIPNVDAATAQSLVEKAHQVCPYSNATRGNIKVEVSAA, translated from the coding sequence ATGTCCATCCAGAAGATCGACGTCAAGTACACCGCCGTGGCCACCGCGGAGAACGGCCGCGACGGCCGTGTCGCCAGCGACGACGGCAAGCTCGACGTCGTCGTGAACCCGCCGAAGGAGATGGGCGGCAGCGGCGCCGGCACCAACCCGGAGCAGCTCTTCGCCGCCGGCTACAGCGCCTGCTTCCAGGGTGCCCTCGGCGTCGTCGCCCGCAAGGAGAACGCCGACATCTCCGGCTCGACCGTGACCGCCAAGGTCGGCATCGGCCAGAACGAGGCCGGCGGCTTCGGCCTGGAGGTCGCGATCACCGCCTCCATCCCGAACGTGGACGCGGCCACCGCGCAGTCGCTGGTCGAGAAGGCGCACCAGGTGTGCCCGTACTCGAACGCCACGCGCGGCAACATCAAGGTCGAGGTCTCGGCCGCCTGA
- a CDS encoding NADP-dependent oxidoreductase: protein MTVTPEQQLPSVSREWHLVRRPSGWPVPEDFALREVPVEAPAEGRVLVRNLYFSVDPYMRGRMNDVKSYVPPFQLDRPMEGGAVGEVVASNAEGFAVGDHVLHFAGWREYASVPAQHATKVDPEAAPLSAYLGVLGMTGLTAYAGLLEVASFKEGDAVFVSGAAGAVGGQVGQIAKLKGASRVVGSAGSDDKVKLLVEEYGFDAAFNYKDDKSVAEQLKDVAPDGIDVYFDNVGGEHLEAAISRLNVHGRVTICGMIAGYNDTEPTPAPRNLALVIGKRLRLQGMLVQDHAALQPEFVREVGGWIRSGELKYRETVVEGVENGVEAFLGMLRGENTGKMIVSLG from the coding sequence ATGACCGTCACCCCCGAGCAGCAGCTCCCCTCCGTGAGCCGCGAATGGCACCTCGTGCGGCGCCCGTCCGGCTGGCCGGTCCCGGAGGACTTCGCGCTGCGCGAGGTTCCCGTGGAGGCTCCCGCCGAGGGCCGCGTCCTCGTGCGCAACCTGTACTTCTCCGTGGACCCGTACATGCGGGGCCGGATGAACGACGTGAAGTCGTACGTACCGCCGTTCCAGCTCGACCGTCCCATGGAGGGCGGCGCGGTCGGCGAGGTCGTCGCGTCCAACGCCGAGGGCTTCGCCGTGGGCGACCACGTCCTGCACTTCGCGGGATGGCGCGAGTACGCCTCCGTGCCCGCCCAGCACGCCACCAAGGTCGACCCGGAGGCCGCGCCGCTCTCCGCCTACCTCGGCGTGCTCGGCATGACGGGTCTGACCGCGTACGCCGGACTGCTCGAAGTGGCCTCCTTCAAGGAGGGTGACGCCGTCTTCGTCTCCGGCGCGGCCGGTGCGGTCGGCGGCCAGGTCGGCCAGATCGCCAAGCTGAAGGGCGCCTCGCGCGTCGTCGGCTCGGCCGGTTCGGACGACAAGGTGAAGCTCCTGGTCGAGGAGTACGGCTTCGACGCGGCCTTCAACTACAAGGACGACAAGTCCGTCGCCGAGCAGCTCAAGGACGTCGCCCCCGACGGCATCGACGTCTACTTCGACAACGTCGGCGGCGAGCACCTGGAGGCCGCGATCAGCCGCCTCAACGTGCACGGCCGCGTCACCATCTGCGGCATGATCGCGGGCTACAACGACACCGAGCCGACCCCCGCCCCGCGCAACCTCGCCCTGGTCATCGGCAAGCGCCTGCGCCTTCAGGGCATGCTCGTGCAGGACCACGCGGCGCTCCAGCCCGAGTTCGTGCGCGAGGTCGGCGGCTGGATCCGCTCCGGCGAGCTCAAGTACCGCGAGACGGTCGTCGAGGGCGTGGAGAACGGCGTGGAGGCGTTCCTCGGCATGCTCCGCGGCGAGAACACCGGAAAGATGATCGTCTCGCTCGGTTGA
- a CDS encoding M14 family zinc carboxypeptidase — MGISRPFRPVPLTVTVAVGAVGALVLTALAPGSATADPTPRPVTREEAPLGADRAATSPEAAAERALGDAPSPAPGGSGDNGRGYPRERKLDLPPANPADKSIKLGLTPYHGIAPKLNALQRIGDRVSVEVAGRSTGGHQLYLVTVTAPESARETARQTRMRERIESDPARAAKDGAIKSSYKTPVFVNNNIHGNEWEGTDAALQLIERLAKAKDRGSRDLLARNRLYFNITTNPDGRIAGTRANANGFDLNRDFITASQPEARAVRRIAIDKQPAVMIDLHGYVNGTLIEPTTPPHGENYEYDLFLKNSYANALGMEAAIKDLGYTEEKDGVRPPVIPFRDQQEGWDDWPPIFTPQYMPFHGAVAAHTIEFPMQVNNGEYESQPAAELRRRAAINVDIAGAAMRATLDYTDRHRTSVIADQIEVFRRGATGAEQVPVSEETVPGVPGIGPEDVYTTEFPRAYVIPASGGRQRSAAAAARLVDHLVANDVRVERAGHGFRLGGRTYPKGSYVVDMHQPKRGLAHVMLADGRDISDKVSTMYDISGWSLGRLWGASVDSVERGGLGGVHGRTVRAASRVGYVAPHGNLRLRLDDPREIAALNSLLGQGVSIRRDRDGSVVVPSSARRAAAVAAKKYDVAFDATKAKGGAALHRTRVAAAVTPGELFALREMNFDVEPVSTAVLNSGFDWRTADALFVSAGLDRSKLNAAARAGLDRFLAGGGGLVGRGRAGAALNADAGLLAVEAVQGNGDANGVVRVVNAGGTVTGGAPGHSFVYAPSWFTDLGPGVRAEQKYGGGSPLVSGHWRAMEDGSGGPADAAGRASVVSGSAGGADVVLFGTEPLFRDHPKGAFPQVGRALLSVGR; from the coding sequence ATGGGTATATCCCGTCCGTTCAGACCCGTTCCGCTCACCGTGACCGTCGCGGTCGGCGCGGTCGGCGCGCTGGTCCTCACCGCGCTCGCGCCGGGCAGCGCGACCGCCGACCCGACGCCCCGCCCGGTCACCCGCGAGGAGGCGCCGCTCGGCGCCGACCGGGCCGCCACGTCCCCGGAGGCCGCCGCCGAACGCGCCCTCGGGGATGCGCCGTCCCCCGCACCGGGGGGCAGCGGCGACAACGGCCGCGGGTATCCGCGCGAGCGGAAGCTCGACCTCCCCCCGGCCAACCCTGCCGACAAGTCGATAAAACTGGGGCTGACGCCGTACCACGGCATAGCCCCGAAGCTGAACGCCCTGCAACGCATCGGCGACCGCGTCAGCGTGGAGGTCGCGGGCCGTTCCACGGGCGGCCACCAGCTCTACCTCGTGACCGTCACCGCACCCGAGTCCGCGCGCGAGACGGCCCGGCAGACGCGGATGCGGGAGCGGATCGAGAGCGACCCCGCGCGAGCCGCTAAGGACGGGGCGATCAAGTCCTCGTACAAGACGCCCGTCTTCGTCAACAACAACATCCACGGCAACGAGTGGGAGGGCACCGACGCGGCCCTCCAGCTCATCGAGAGGCTCGCGAAGGCGAAGGACAGGGGCAGCCGGGACCTGCTCGCGCGCAACCGGCTCTACTTCAACATCACCACCAACCCCGACGGCCGCATCGCGGGCACCCGCGCCAACGCCAACGGCTTCGACCTGAACCGCGACTTCATCACCGCCTCGCAGCCCGAGGCCCGCGCGGTGCGGCGGATCGCCATCGACAAACAGCCCGCGGTCATGATCGACCTGCACGGGTACGTCAACGGCACGCTGATCGAGCCGACCACTCCCCCGCACGGCGAGAACTACGAGTACGACCTCTTCCTGAAGAACTCCTACGCCAACGCCCTCGGCATGGAGGCCGCCATCAAGGACCTCGGCTACACCGAGGAGAAGGACGGCGTGCGGCCGCCCGTCATCCCCTTCCGTGACCAGCAGGAGGGCTGGGACGACTGGCCGCCGATCTTCACGCCGCAGTACATGCCGTTCCACGGCGCGGTCGCGGCGCACACCATCGAGTTCCCGATGCAGGTGAACAACGGGGAGTACGAGTCGCAGCCGGCCGCCGAGCTGCGCCGCAGGGCCGCCATCAACGTGGACATCGCGGGCGCCGCGATGCGCGCCACCCTCGACTACACCGACCGCCACCGCACCTCCGTGATCGCCGACCAGATCGAGGTCTTCCGACGGGGCGCGACCGGCGCCGAGCAGGTGCCGGTGTCGGAGGAGACCGTGCCGGGGGTGCCGGGGATCGGCCCCGAGGACGTGTACACGACCGAGTTCCCGCGCGCGTACGTGATCCCGGCGAGCGGTGGTCGTCAGCGGTCGGCCGCGGCCGCAGCGCGGCTCGTGGACCACCTGGTCGCCAACGACGTGCGCGTGGAGCGGGCGGGCCACGGCTTCCGGCTCGGCGGGCGGACGTACCCGAAGGGCTCGTACGTCGTCGACATGCACCAGCCGAAGCGGGGCCTGGCCCATGTGATGCTCGCCGACGGGCGGGACATCAGCGACAAGGTGTCGACGATGTACGACATCTCGGGGTGGAGCCTCGGACGCCTGTGGGGCGCCAGTGTGGACTCCGTGGAGCGCGGGGGCCTGGGTGGCGTGCACGGTCGTACGGTGCGTGCCGCGTCCCGCGTCGGGTACGTGGCGCCGCACGGGAACCTGCGTCTTCGCCTCGACGACCCGCGGGAGATCGCGGCTCTCAACTCCCTTCTGGGCCAAGGTGTTTCCATACGGCGTGACCGTGACGGGAGCGTCGTCGTGCCGTCGTCCGCGCGCCGTGCCGCGGCCGTCGCAGCGAAGAAGTACGACGTCGCCTTCGACGCCACGAAGGCGAAGGGCGGTGCGGCCCTGCACCGGACGCGGGTCGCCGCGGCCGTCACGCCGGGTGAGCTGTTCGCGCTGCGGGAGATGAACTTCGACGTGGAGCCCGTGTCGACCGCCGTGCTCAACTCAGGCTTCGACTGGAGGACGGCGGACGCGCTCTTCGTATCGGCCGGGCTCGACCGGAGCAAGCTGAACGCGGCGGCCAGGGCCGGGCTCGACCGGTTCCTCGCCGGGGGCGGCGGTCTGGTCGGGCGGGGCAGAGCGGGCGCCGCGCTCAACGCCGACGCCGGGCTGCTCGCCGTCGAGGCGGTCCAGGGCAACGGCGACGCCAACGGCGTGGTCCGCGTGGTGAACGCGGGCGGCACGGTCACGGGCGGAGCGCCCGGCCACAGCTTCGTCTACGCGCCGTCGTGGTTCACCGACCTCGGCCCCGGGGTGCGCGCCGAGCAGAAGTACGGCGGCGGCAGCCCTCTCGTCTCCGGGCACTGGCGGGCCATGGAGGACGGCTCCGGCGGGCCCGCGGACGCGGCGGGCCGGGCCTCGGTCGTCAGCGGGTCGGCGGGCGGCGCGGACGTGGTGCTCTTCGGCACCGAGCCGCTCTTCCGCGACCACCCGAAGGGGGCGTTCCCACAGGTCGGGCGAGCGCTGCTCAGCGTCGGCCGGTAG
- a CDS encoding serine hydrolase domain-containing protein has translation MTREIRVQGTVADGYEAVREEFTDVLANELPEYEGQLAAYVRGRRVVDLWVGPDVTAESLYGVYSSSKGAAHLVVALLVQDGVLDLDRAVAAYWPEFAAEGKGAVTLRELLAHRAGVAGSDSGFSSEELADDRAVAARLASQRPFWRPGAAFGYHAFAIGALAGEVVFRATGRTLREVYEERVRAPFGLDFFLGLPEEQEGRFRSVQPMAPTPEQAALLAAAPPQPQSLGSIAFNRHIPEPTDLEALPNSRLVRAEGPASIGGVASARGLAGMYAAAVTGIGGREALLTADTVTGFGQVQSVGHDLVSGTVKAFAVGFQATSVYVYPFLGAGTIGHSGAGGSQAFADPRSGLAYGYTRRRFAYPGGPAVENERLVRAVHEAALGAG, from the coding sequence ATGACCCGTGAGATCCGCGTACAGGGAACGGTCGCCGACGGGTACGAGGCGGTGCGGGAGGAGTTCACCGACGTACTCGCGAACGAGCTGCCCGAGTACGAGGGTCAGCTCGCCGCCTACGTACGGGGGCGCCGGGTCGTCGATCTGTGGGTGGGCCCGGACGTCACCGCCGAGAGCCTCTACGGCGTCTACTCCTCCAGCAAGGGCGCCGCCCATCTCGTCGTGGCCCTGCTCGTGCAGGACGGGGTGCTCGACCTGGACCGCGCGGTCGCCGCGTACTGGCCGGAGTTCGCCGCCGAGGGCAAGGGCGCGGTGACGCTGCGGGAGCTGCTCGCGCACCGGGCGGGCGTCGCGGGCTCCGACTCCGGTTTCTCGTCCGAGGAGCTCGCGGACGACCGGGCCGTCGCCGCGCGTCTGGCCTCCCAGCGCCCCTTCTGGCGCCCGGGGGCCGCCTTCGGCTACCACGCCTTCGCCATCGGGGCCCTCGCCGGAGAGGTGGTGTTCCGCGCCACCGGGCGGACCTTGCGGGAGGTGTACGAGGAGCGGGTGCGCGCCCCGTTCGGGCTCGACTTCTTCCTCGGGCTGCCCGAGGAGCAGGAGGGGCGGTTCCGTTCCGTGCAGCCGATGGCGCCCACGCCCGAGCAGGCGGCCCTGCTCGCCGCGGCGCCGCCGCAGCCGCAGAGCCTCGGCTCCATCGCCTTCAACCGCCACATCCCCGAGCCCACCGACCTGGAGGCGCTGCCCAACTCCCGGCTCGTACGCGCCGAAGGGCCAGCGTCGATCGGCGGAGTGGCGTCCGCGCGAGGGCTCGCCGGGATGTACGCGGCGGCGGTCACCGGCATCGGCGGCCGGGAGGCGCTGCTCACGGCGGACACCGTCACCGGGTTCGGGCAGGTCCAGTCCGTCGGGCACGACCTCGTGTCGGGCACCGTCAAGGCGTTCGCGGTCGGCTTCCAGGCGACGTCCGTGTACGTGTACCCGTTCCTGGGCGCGGGCACGATCGGGCACAGCGGCGCGGGCGGCTCGCAGGCGTTCGCCGATCCGCGCAGCGGGCTCGCCTACGGCTATACGCGGCGGCGGTTCGCCTACCCCGGCGGCCCGGCCGTGGAGAACGAGCGGCTGGTCAGGGCCGTCCACGAGGCGGCGCTCGGGGCGGGCTGA
- a CDS encoding EI24 domain-containing protein: MRDLGVGFGYLMKGQRWVAQHGKQYGWGLLPGLITLVLYAAALVSLALWGGDLVGWATPFADDWSSPWQGVFRGFLTALLFALALLLSVLTFTAVTLLIGEPFYESLSEQVDISEGGHAPESGLPLWRDLWISARDSLRIVVRALIWGVLLFALGFIPVVGQTVVPVIGFCVTGFFLVEELTAVALQRRGVELRDRLAMLRSRKTLAWGFGTPLAVAFLVPFVAVFLMPGAVAGATLMARDLMGENDERTGNGDGDGARAAVAGA; this comes from the coding sequence ATGCGCGATCTGGGTGTGGGCTTCGGCTACTTGATGAAGGGGCAGCGCTGGGTCGCCCAGCACGGCAAGCAGTACGGATGGGGGCTGCTGCCCGGCCTCATCACGCTCGTCCTCTACGCGGCGGCGCTCGTCTCGCTCGCCCTGTGGGGCGGCGACCTCGTCGGCTGGGCCACGCCGTTCGCCGACGACTGGTCCTCGCCCTGGCAGGGCGTCTTCCGCGGTTTTCTGACGGCTCTCCTCTTCGCCCTCGCGCTGCTGCTGTCCGTCCTCACCTTCACCGCGGTGACGCTGCTCATCGGTGAGCCGTTCTACGAGTCGCTGTCCGAGCAGGTCGACATCTCCGAGGGCGGCCACGCCCCCGAGTCGGGCCTGCCGCTCTGGCGCGACCTGTGGATCTCCGCGCGGGACAGCCTGCGCATCGTGGTGCGCGCGCTGATCTGGGGCGTACTGCTCTTCGCCCTCGGCTTCATCCCCGTCGTCGGCCAGACGGTCGTCCCGGTGATCGGCTTCTGCGTGACCGGCTTCTTCCTGGTCGAGGAGCTCACGGCGGTGGCGTTGCAGCGCCGGGGCGTGGAACTGCGGGACCGGCTCGCCATGCTGCGCTCCCGCAAGACGCTCGCCTGGGGCTTCGGGACCCCGCTCGCCGTCGCCTTCCTGGTGCCGTTCGTCGCGGTGTTCCTGATGCCGGGCGCGGTCGCGGGGGCGACGCTGATGGCGCGGGATCTGATGGGGGAGAACGACGAACGTACCGGGAACGGCGACGGCGACGGCGCACGTGCCGCGGTGGCCGGTGCTTAG
- a CDS encoding TetR/AcrR family transcriptional regulator encodes MPKQVDYEDRRSRIAEAVCHLIARSGMESVSLRDVAAEAGVSMGAVQRCFRTKDEMLLFALEGISDRIGERARSRIEASGTPESALTLLDRTLAALALLEPEDRTEAQVWGAFVAQAAVSDDLATVLRDTYAKLHELLVWLLDYGGSTGELRPGLDAQAEARVLLALTEGLTSLVLVGHQSPEGARGLLRGYAEGLRA; translated from the coding sequence ATGCCCAAGCAGGTCGACTACGAGGACCGCCGCAGCCGTATCGCCGAGGCGGTCTGCCACCTGATCGCCCGCTCCGGCATGGAGTCCGTCAGCCTGCGGGACGTGGCGGCCGAGGCCGGGGTGTCGATGGGGGCGGTGCAGCGCTGCTTCCGCACGAAGGACGAGATGCTGCTGTTCGCCCTGGAGGGCATCTCGGACCGGATCGGGGAGCGGGCGCGCTCCCGCATCGAGGCGTCGGGCACGCCGGAGTCGGCACTGACACTGCTGGACCGGACCTTGGCGGCGCTGGCGCTGCTGGAGCCGGAGGACAGGACGGAGGCACAGGTCTGGGGGGCGTTCGTCGCGCAGGCGGCGGTCAGCGACGACCTGGCGACGGTACTCCGCGACACGTACGCGAAGCTCCACGAACTCCTGGTCTGGCTGCTCGACTACGGCGGCTCGACGGGGGAGCTGCGCCCGGGGCTGGACGCGCAGGCGGAGGCGAGGGTGCTGCTGGCCCTGACGGAGGGCCTGACGTCCCTGGTCCTGGTGGGCCACCAGTCGCCGGAGGGGGCGCGGGGGTTGCTGAGGGGTTATGCGGAGGGCCTGCGCGCGTAA
- a CDS encoding MarR family winged helix-turn-helix transcriptional regulator has translation MATSSSSDRVPRDRPPHTDPLTLEVVELIGTVVARYHEEYEEAAAGHALTGAQARVLGLLSLEPMPMRRIAQKLKCEPSNITGIVDRLEARGLVERRPDATDRRVKLAAPTAEGAEVARSLRESLDFAREPLAELSREERLVLRGLLRRMLGEELI, from the coding sequence ATGGCCACCAGTAGCTCCAGCGACCGCGTACCTCGCGACCGCCCACCTCACACCGACCCGCTGACGCTCGAAGTCGTCGAGCTCATCGGCACGGTCGTGGCGCGCTACCACGAGGAGTACGAGGAGGCGGCCGCCGGGCACGCGCTGACCGGGGCGCAGGCACGCGTCCTCGGGCTGCTCTCCCTCGAACCTATGCCCATGCGCCGCATCGCGCAGAAGCTGAAGTGCGAGCCCTCGAACATCACCGGCATCGTCGACCGCCTGGAGGCACGCGGACTCGTCGAGCGGCGCCCCGACGCGACCGACCGCCGGGTGAAGCTGGCGGCGCCCACGGCGGAGGGCGCGGAGGTCGCCCGGAGCCTGCGGGAATCCCTGGACTTCGCTCGCGAGCCGCTGGCGGAACTGTCACGCGAGGAGCGGCTCGTCCTGCGGGGGCTGTTGCGGAGGATGCTGGGCGAGGAGCTGATCTGA
- a CDS encoding pyroglutamyl peptidase: MLSRLGALGALGVAALLAGAGVPASASAADTGRTATPAATAPTVEEARLDRAAPQEILRRSGFDSVAPEFTAALKKARSYDHARRLVVREGRSLWQRAVDRAQGKQQADISDTNGISGISKDDDRPLYWARLGMTRELRQWEPDRFALSPERRERLMGALERSSRGQDSVDHRPGERGHGHGHVKRILVTGFDPFTLDRDVRISNPSGAAALALDGTTIRTADGPARVEAVVFPVRWDDFADGAVERALRPYLPRVDLFTTISQGRVGKFDIERTNGAWRGGFGDNENLSRTGTVPVGDPASQPQWTSTTLPYKEIAAARTGRFPVYDNTSVTEIPAGGGEPVVRPDGPTEGSTARAGGGGDYLSNEIAYRATLLRDRLGLHDRLPGGHVHTPVLQFGADNTDPATGDVTDPEFVRNRLDIIAQVRGILRVAAASSSDVSREVRP; this comes from the coding sequence GTGCTCTCACGACTTGGCGCCCTCGGCGCCCTCGGCGTCGCCGCCCTGCTGGCCGGGGCCGGTGTCCCGGCGTCCGCGTCAGCCGCCGACACCGGACGCACCGCCACGCCCGCCGCCACCGCCCCCACCGTCGAGGAAGCCCGGCTCGACCGTGCCGCCCCGCAGGAGATTCTGCGGCGCAGTGGATTCGACTCCGTGGCGCCGGAGTTCACCGCGGCCCTGAAGAAGGCCCGCTCCTACGACCACGCGCGGCGCCTCGTCGTACGCGAAGGCCGGTCCCTGTGGCAGCGGGCCGTCGACCGTGCCCAGGGCAAGCAGCAGGCCGACATCAGCGACACCAACGGCATCAGCGGCATCAGCAAGGACGACGATCGGCCGCTGTACTGGGCCCGGCTCGGGATGACGCGTGAGCTGCGGCAGTGGGAGCCGGATCGTTTCGCCCTCTCCCCGGAGCGGCGGGAACGGCTCATGGGGGCCCTTGAGCGGTCGTCCCGCGGGCAGGACTCCGTCGACCACCGCCCCGGCGAACGCGGGCACGGGCACGGGCACGTCAAGCGCATCCTCGTCACCGGCTTCGATCCCTTCACCCTCGACCGCGACGTCCGCATCAGCAATCCGTCCGGCGCCGCCGCCCTCGCCCTCGACGGCACCACCATCCGGACCGCCGACGGGCCCGCGCGCGTCGAAGCGGTCGTCTTCCCCGTCCGGTGGGACGACTTCGCCGACGGCGCCGTCGAGCGGGCACTGCGCCCGTACCTGCCACGCGTCGACCTCTTCACCACCATCAGCCAGGGCCGCGTCGGCAAGTTCGACATCGAGCGGACCAACGGCGCCTGGCGCGGCGGCTTCGGCGACAACGAGAACCTGTCGCGGACCGGCACCGTGCCGGTGGGCGATCCCGCCTCGCAGCCCCAGTGGACGTCGACGACCCTCCCGTACAAGGAGATCGCCGCCGCGAGGACCGGGCGCTTCCCGGTGTACGACAACACGTCGGTGACCGAGATACCCGCGGGCGGCGGCGAGCCCGTGGTCCGGCCCGACGGGCCCACCGAGGGGTCGACGGCCCGTGCGGGCGGCGGCGGGGACTACCTCTCCAACGAGATCGCCTACCGTGCGACCCTGCTGCGCGACCGGCTCGGCCTGCACGACCGGCTGCCCGGCGGCCACGTCCACACGCCGGTGCTCCAGTTCGGCGCGGACAACACCGACCCGGCGACGGGCGACGTCACCGATCCCGAGTTCGTGCGGAACCGGCTCGACATCATCGCCCAGGTGCGGGGGATCCTCCGCGTCGCCGCGGCATCGTCCTCGGACGTGTCCCGAGAAGTGCGGCCCTAA